From Candidatus Neomarinimicrobiota bacterium:
AGTGGAACCATTAGCCGCGCGTATCACGGGCTTGAAGTTGAAGCCTGTGATATTATCTCTTCCACCCATGGCCACGAAGGACTTCTCTACGTCGAAGTCCAGCAGCAGGTCAGAAGTGAGGCCGTTCACCACCTCAATAGCAGGACTTACGAATATCTTGATTCCGGTCTGGGCGCCGCTGGGCACGGTCAGGGTGTGGGTGGTGCCATCTTTCATCACTACAGAACCTTCGGAAACGTATAGCCGAAAAAGATCATAACTCCCTGCCGGCACGTCTAACTGCGCCAGGCCAGCCGTTAAACCATCGCGCAAATCCAACAGGTTATACGTCTGGGTCTCCTCGGAAAGGGTCAAGTATGGAGACCCCTCGCCTCCACCAGCTTCCCGCGCTTCAAGTTTGATAATCGTAACATTCGCCTCCTCCACCAGATCGGTAGGGAAAGGCGCATCGGTTAGCAAGACGGACAGGGTGCCCGTTTCATCTTCAGATGTGCTGCACCCGTTGATCCCCAGAGCTACACTCAGCGCTAAGGTTATGGTCGTGAAAATCGTTAATCGCGTCTTCATGGGTCATCCCTTCAGTAGCGTTGTCATCATACGCGCATACCCTGAAACGGTTTCAACATACGTACAGGCTGATCCTAGCCGTAAGTCTCTTAATCCACAGCGAAGATACATTCCGTTCAGAGTATCCGAATTGATGCCC
This genomic window contains:
- a CDS encoding DUF4382 domain-containing protein; its protein translation is MKTRLTIFTTITLALSVALGINGCSTSEDETGTLSVLLTDAPFPTDLVEEANVTIIKLEAREAGGGEGSPYLTLSEETQTYNLLDLRDGLTAGLAQLDVPAGSYDLFRLYVSEGSVVMKDGTTHTLTVPSGAQTGIKIFVSPAIEVVNGLTSDLLLDFDVEKSFVAMGGRDNITGFNFKPVIRAANGSTVGRISGSVADTAAVALNNATVWVSQDTVVSTSYTGSDGVYTILGLPAGTYTASATLAGYDTVSVDVTVAAGSQSSADFELTPQ